The Klebsiella sp. RHBSTW-00484 genome includes a window with the following:
- a CDS encoding protein-disulfide reductase DsbD family protein, translated as MLMVFRRLLVCLLWLWLPVSQAADSGWLRAADNQHASVRLRAQNESSGETRLLLDVALEKGWKTYWRSPGEGGIAPAITWSKPLDVSWHWPTPQRFDVAGISTQGYHGNVSFPLEIRGPLPETLHGVLTLSTCSNVCILTDYPFSLDMTSPAGSDFRYDFTRAIGTLPLTDGLTSQRSASYISGKLTVTAVRESGWQQPSLFIDSMDDVDFGKPAFAIKGNTLIATLPVTDSWGDAAPNLSGKTLSLVLAEGGQAEESRVAIVQGTAAPELSLWWVLLMALAGGLILNVMPCVLPALAMKLGTLVQSANQQRGVIRRQFLASVGGIIASFLVLALMMTLLRLGNQALGWGIQFQNPWFIGAMAMVMVLFSASLMGLFEFRLTSNTSTFLATRGGSGLLGHFCQGAFATLLATPCTAPFLGTAVSVALVAPLPLLWGIFFAMGLGMSLPWLLIVAWPGFTRHLPRPGRWMNRVRVILGLMMLASSLWLVSLLTVHIGRLPVLALLVILALVLLLATAWRYRWRTALQAAALALVIAVAVALISPPEGQGSRRDRVNWQPLSEQAIADALANHQRVFVDVTADWCVTCKANKYNVLLRDEVQEALSAPDVVALRGDWSRPSDTISQFLTARGSAAVPFNQVYGPALPQGQTLPALLNREELLATLSAAKGK; from the coding sequence ATGCTTATGGTATTCAGGCGACTACTGGTCTGCCTGCTTTGGCTATGGCTGCCCGTCAGTCAGGCCGCCGACAGCGGCTGGTTACGCGCCGCCGATAATCAACACGCCAGCGTCAGGCTGCGCGCGCAAAATGAGAGCAGCGGCGAAACGCGCTTGCTGCTGGACGTCGCGCTGGAAAAGGGCTGGAAAACCTACTGGCGCTCGCCGGGTGAGGGGGGAATTGCTCCGGCAATAACCTGGTCAAAACCGCTTGATGTCAGTTGGCACTGGCCAACGCCGCAGCGCTTTGACGTCGCCGGGATTTCTACTCAGGGCTATCACGGCAACGTCAGCTTCCCACTGGAGATTCGCGGCCCGCTGCCGGAAACCCTGCACGGTGTGCTGACGCTATCCACCTGTAGCAACGTCTGTATTCTCACCGACTATCCCTTCTCGCTGGATATGACCTCCCCCGCTGGAAGCGATTTTCGCTACGACTTCACCCGGGCGATAGGCACTCTGCCGCTGACGGACGGCCTGACCTCGCAGCGTAGCGCCAGCTATATCAGCGGTAAGTTAACGGTCACCGCCGTTCGCGAATCAGGCTGGCAGCAGCCTTCGCTATTTATCGACAGTATGGATGACGTGGATTTCGGCAAGCCCGCCTTCGCCATCAAGGGGAATACGCTTATCGCCACGCTGCCGGTCACCGATAGCTGGGGCGATGCTGCGCCAAACCTCAGCGGTAAGACTTTATCGCTGGTGCTTGCCGAGGGCGGTCAGGCCGAGGAGAGCCGGGTTGCCATTGTTCAGGGGACCGCTGCACCGGAACTGTCCCTGTGGTGGGTGCTGCTGATGGCGCTGGCCGGGGGCCTGATCCTCAACGTGATGCCCTGCGTGCTGCCGGCACTGGCCATGAAGCTGGGCACGCTGGTGCAAAGCGCTAACCAGCAGCGCGGGGTAATAAGACGCCAGTTCCTGGCATCCGTTGGCGGGATTATCGCCTCTTTCCTCGTTTTGGCGCTGATGATGACCCTGTTAAGGCTGGGCAATCAGGCGCTGGGCTGGGGCATTCAGTTCCAGAATCCGTGGTTTATCGGTGCGATGGCGATGGTGATGGTGCTGTTCAGCGCCAGCCTGATGGGGCTGTTTGAGTTTCGCCTCACCTCTAACACCAGCACGTTTCTGGCCACCCGCGGCGGAAGCGGTTTATTGGGCCACTTCTGCCAAGGGGCATTCGCCACGCTTCTCGCCACGCCGTGTACCGCGCCGTTTCTCGGCACAGCCGTATCGGTGGCGCTCGTTGCGCCACTACCGCTGCTGTGGGGGATCTTCTTCGCGATGGGTCTGGGAATGAGCCTGCCGTGGTTGCTGATTGTCGCCTGGCCCGGTTTCACCCGACATCTTCCTCGCCCAGGCCGCTGGATGAACCGCGTTCGGGTCATTCTCGGGCTGATGATGCTCGCCTCGTCGCTGTGGCTGGTAAGTCTGCTGACGGTGCACATAGGTCGCCTGCCGGTGCTCGCACTGTTGGTGATTCTGGCTCTCGTTCTGCTGCTGGCGACGGCCTGGCGCTACCGCTGGCGTACGGCGCTACAGGCCGCAGCGCTGGCCCTGGTGATTGCGGTCGCGGTTGCTTTGATTTCACCACCGGAAGGCCAGGGCTCGCGCCGCGATCGCGTCAACTGGCAACCGCTCAGTGAACAGGCGATTGCCGACGCGCTGGCAAATCATCAGCGAGTGTTTGTCGATGTAACTGCCGACTGGTGCGTGACCTGTAAAGCCAATAAATACAACGTATTGCTTCGTGATGAGGTACAGGAGGCGCTCTCAGCCCCGGATGTGGTGGCGCTGCGCGGCGACTGGAGTCGACCGTCGGACACCATTAGCCAGTTTCTGACCGCTCGCGGCAGCGCCGCCGTACCGTTCAATCAGGTTTATGGACCGGCGTTACCGCAGGGCCAGACGCTGCCTGCGCTATTAAATCGAGAAGAGCTTCTCGCCACCCTATCCGCTGCGAAAGGAAAATAA
- a CDS encoding copper resistance protein — protein sequence MIKRQRKAILLVALACLVVLICTAQRMAGMHALVINATAATQSVQQGQSNSDEPVTPCELSAKSLMAVPPMLFEGALFAIALLLAVLAASPARIERLWPPREISPPRLRVHLRLCVFRE from the coding sequence ATGATCAAGCGACAACGCAAAGCCATCCTTCTTGTAGCCCTTGCCTGTCTGGTGGTGCTGATATGCACCGCGCAGCGTATGGCCGGGATGCATGCGCTTGTCATAAATGCGACTGCCGCCACTCAATCGGTACAGCAGGGTCAGAGTAATAGCGATGAGCCGGTGACGCCCTGCGAGCTGAGCGCCAAATCGCTGATGGCCGTTCCGCCGATGCTGTTCGAAGGCGCGCTATTTGCCATCGCCCTGCTGCTGGCGGTACTGGCGGCAAGTCCTGCGCGTATTGAGCGCCTCTGGCCCCCCCGCGAAATTTCTCCTCCCCGGTTACGGGTGCATCTCCGATTATGTGTTTTCCGTGAATGA